From a single Ovis aries strain OAR_USU_Benz2616 breed Rambouillet chromosome 23, ARS-UI_Ramb_v3.0, whole genome shotgun sequence genomic region:
- the MEX3C gene encoding RNA-binding E3 ubiquitin-protein ligase MEX3C — MPSGSSAALALAAAPAPLPQPPPPPPPLPPPPPPPAGGPELEGDGLLLRERLAALGLDDPSPAEPGAPAIRAAAAQGPARRAAGPSPEERVPPGRPGVSEAAELELEEDDDDDDEEEGEDAELDGDLLEEEELEEAEEEGRPSLLLLSPPAAAASQTQPIPGGSLGSVLLPAAGFDAREAAAAAAAAGVLYGGDDAQGMMAAMLSHAYGPGGCGAAAAAAALNGEQAALLRRKSVNTTECVPVPSSEHVAEIVGRQGCKIKALRAKTNTYIKTPVRGEEPIFVVTGRKEDVAMAKREILSAAEHFSMIRASRNKNGPALGGLSCSPNLPGQTTVQVRVPYRVVGLVVGPKGATIKRIQQQTHTYIVTPSRDKEPVFEVTGMPENVDRAREEIEMHIAMRTGNYIELNEENDFHYNGTDVSFEGGTLGSAWLSSNPVPPSRARMISNYRNDSSSSLGSGSTDSYFGSNRLADFSPTSPFSTGNFWFGDTLPSVGSEDLAVDSPAFDSLPTSAQTIWTPFEPVNPLSGFGSDPPGNMKTQRRGSQPSTPRLSPTFPESIEHPLARRVRSDPPSTGNHAGLPIYIPAFSNGTNSYSSSNGGSTSSSPPESRRKHDCVICFENEVIAALVPCGHNLFCMECANKICEKRTPSCPVCQTAVTQAIQIHS; from the exons ATGCCGAGCGGCAGCTCCGCGGCCCTGGCCCTGGCGGCGGCCCCGGCCCCGCTGCCGcagccgcccccgccgccgccgccgctgcctccgccgccgccgccccccgcgGGCGGCCCGGAGCTCGAGGGGGACGGGCTCCTGCTGAGGGAACGCCTGGCCGCGCTGGGCCTCGACGACCCCAGCCCGGCGGAACCCGGCGCCCCGGCGATCCGGGCCGCGGCGGCGCAGGGCCCGGCCCGGCGGGCGGCGGGGCCATCACCCGAGGAGCGGGTGCCGCCCGGCCGACCCGGGGTCTCGGAGGCGGCcgagctggagctggaggaggacgacgacgacgacgacgaggaggagggggaggacgCGGAGCTGGACGGagacctgctggaggaggaggagctggaggaggcagaggaggagggccggccgtccctgctgctgctgtcgccGCCCGCGGCCGCCGCCTCTCAGACCCAGCCGATCCCGGGCGGGTCCCTGGGGTCGGTGCTGCTGCCCGCTGCCGGCTTCGATGCCCGGgaggcggccgcggcggcggcggcggcgggggtgCTCTACGGAGGGGACGATGCCCAGGGCATGATGGCGGCGATGCTGTCCCACGCCTACGGCCCCGGCGGctgcggggcggcggcggcggcggccgcccTGAACGGGGAGCAGGCGGCCCTGCTCCGGAGAAAGAGCGTTAACACCACCGAGTGCGTCCCGGTGCCCAGCTCCGAGCATGTCGCCGAGATTGTCGGTCGCCAGG GTTGTAAAATTAAAGCGCTGAGAGCCAAGACGAACACGTATATCAAAACACCAGTTCGTGGTGAAGAGCCCATTTTTGTTGTCACTGGACGGAAAGAAGATGTTGCCATGGCCAAACGAGAAATCCTGTCAGCTGCAGAGCACTTCTCCATGATTCGTGCATCTCGAAACAAAAATGGCCCTGCCCTGGGCGGGCTGTCCTGCAGCCCTAATCTGCCGGGTCAGACCACCGTTCAAGTCCGAGTGCCCTATCGTGTCGTAGGGCTGGTGGTCGGACCCAAAGGAGCAACCATTAAAAGAATCCAGCAGCAGACCCACACGTACATAGTGACTCCGAGCAGGGACAAGGAGCCCGTCTTTGAAGTGACAGGGATGCCCGAGAATGTTGACCGAGCCCGAGAAGAGATTGAGATGCATATTGCCATGCGCACAGGAAACTACATTGAGCTCAACGAAGAGAATGACTTCCATTACAACGGTACCGATGTCAGCTTTGAAGGTGGCACTCTGGGCTCTGCGTGGCTCTCCTCCAATCCCGTTCCTCCTAGCCGCGCCAGAATGATCTCCAATTATCGAAATGATAGTTCCAGTTCCCTGGGAAGCGGTTCCACAGATTCCTACTTTGGAAGCAATAGGCTGGCTGACTTTAGTCCAACAAGCCCATTTAGCACAGGAAACTTTTGGTTTGGAGATACACTACCTTCTGTAGGCTCAGAAGACCTTGCGGTTGATTCTCCTGCCTTTGACTCTCTACCAACATCCGCTCAAACTATCTGGACTCCGTTTGAACCAGTTAACCCACTCTCTGGCTTTGGGAGTGATCCTCCTGGTAACATGAAGACTCAGCGTAGAGGAAGTCAGCCATCTACTCCTCGTCTGTCTCCTACCTTTCCTGAGAGCATTGAACACCCACTTGCTCGGAGGGTTAGGAGCGACCCACCTAGTACAGGCAACCATGCTGGCCTTCCAATATACATCCCTGCTTTTTCTAATGGTACCAATAGTTACTCCTCTTCCAACGGTGGTTCCACCTCTAGCTCACCTCCAGAATCAAGACGAAAGCACGACTGTGTGATTTGCTTTGAGAATGAAGTTATTGCTGCCCTAGTTCCATGTGGCCACAACCTCTTCTGCATGGAATGTGCCAACAAGATCTGTGAAAAGAGAACGCCATCATGTCCAGTTTGCCAGACAGCTGTTACTCAGGCAATCCAAATTCACtcttaa